The proteins below come from a single Papaver somniferum cultivar HN1 chromosome 11, ASM357369v1, whole genome shotgun sequence genomic window:
- the LOC113320199 gene encoding purine permease 3-like yields MIIETLDILGPNQNGNSGTHTQKPIKTRNWLLIIINCALVFCGVIGGPLLMRLYYLHGGSRKWLSSFLQTAGFPVLIFPLIFLYIKPKLSTQNNDQSSSFFMEPKLFLWSAIVGIVFGVSNFMYALGLSYLPVSTSTILFATQLCFTAIFAWLIVKQKFTAFIINAVIVMTLGSILLGINTNGDRPIGVSKTQYLIGFLMTLAAAALTGLGTPFVELSFIKATRNITYPTLLQFQVILCLFGTCLNVIGMLINKDFQAIPREADMFELGKSKYYMIICLTALTWQLSGIGLVGLILYTNALFNGIYVSVLVPFTEVAAVIFFHEKFTGLKGMALALCLWGFSSYFYGEYKMMNKVGDNETHEKIEEAESEPKRLEDQQAPYSTV; encoded by the exons ATGATCATCGAAACACTAGATATCCTGGGACCAAATCAGAATGGCAATTCAGGAACCCATACTCAAAAACCAATCAAAACCAGAAACTGGCTGCTGATCATTATTAACTGCGCCTTAGTTTTTTGTGGTGTTATAGGTGGTCCTCTCTTAATGAGACTGTACTATCTTCATGGTGGTAGTCGTAAATGGCTTAGTAGTTTTCTGCAAACTGCTGGTTTCCCAGTTCTCATATTTCCTCTCATTTTTCTCTACATTAAACCGAAATTGTCAACACAAAACAACGATCAAAGTTCTTCCTTTTTTATGGAACCAAAGTTGTTTCTTTGGAGTGCCATAGTTGGAATCGTGTTTGGTGTTTCTAATTTCATGTACGCATTGGGTTTATCTTATCTTCCAGTATCAACTTCGACAATTCTCTTTGCAACTCAACTGTGTTTCACAGCAATTTTTGCATGGTTAATTGTGAAACAAAAATTTACAGCATTTATTATAAATGCAGTGATTGTAATGACACTAGGATCGATCTTATTGGGTATTAATACCAATGGTGATAGACCAATTGGGGTATCAAAAACTCAGTACTTAATAGGGTTTCTTATGACGTTAGCTGCTGCTGCTCTAACTGGCCTCGGGACGCCTTTTGTTGAGCTTTCTTTCATTAAAGCCACCAGAAATATTACTTATCCAACTTTGTTACAGTTTCAAGTCATTCTTTGTCTGTTTGGAACCTGCCTCAACGTCATTGGGATGCTAATAAATAAGGATTTTCAG GCTATACCCAGAGAAGCAGACATGTTCGAGCTTGGGAAAAGCAAGTATTATATGATAATATGCTTGACTGCATTGACATGGCAATTATCAGGAATTGGACTCGTAGGCCTAATTTTGTACACAAATGCTCTTTTCAACGGTATATACGTATCCGTTCTTGTTCCGTTCACAGAAGTTGCAGCGGTCATATTTTTCCATGAGAAGTTTACGGGATTAAAGGGAATGGCATTGGCATTATGTCTTTggggtttctcttcctatttctATGGAGAATACAAGATGATGAATAAAGTGGGTGATAATGAAACACATGAGAAAATCGAGGAAGCCGAAAGCGAGCCCAAAAGATTAGAGGATCAACAAGCACCATACAGTACTGTATGA